The genomic DNA TGCTAACGCCTTATTATCATCAACTACAAGGATTCTTTCCATATTATTCCTACAAAAATTTTTATCAAATTAGTGGCGATTTTATCAAATAAATTTATTTATAAAGCTTAAATTAATAATTTAAATTAAGCTACTTTAAAAGCCCTTTCGCAAAATTTATTGCCTCTTCACTTATGTGTTCACCGCTTATCATACGTGCTAATTCGCTCACTCGTTCATCTCTACCAAGCTCTCTTACGACCGAGTTTTCTCCATGACGCTCTACTAAAAAGTGCGAATTTGCCTTTGAGCTAAGCTGCGGCTGATGTGAAATGGCAAAAATTTGATAAAAATTTGCAAGTTTTAAAAGGACATTTGCGATACTCATTGCCTCTTTTCCACTTAAATTTGCATCTATTTCATCAAGTATGATGACATCACCGCCCGTTTTTGTTATCTCGCTAGATGCGGCTATAAAAGCTAACCTTAGGCGGTTTAGCTCGCCTGAACTTAAATTTTTAAGCGAAGTCTCATTTAAATTTAGACAAACCTCATCAAGTCCTAAAATATCAAGTCTTTTTTCTTCTATTTTTAGCGTGATATCTGGCATATAAAGCTCTTTTAGGTATAAATTTATCATGCTCTCAAGCTCTTTTAAATTTATGCTCCTTGCCCTACTTAAAGTGCTAGCTAGCTCATTTGCCCTTTTGCTTAAAATTTCAAATTTCTTCTCAAGCTCACTCTTTTCAAAGCTTAAATTTTCATATCTGGCAAGCTCTTTTTTCTTTTTAACAAGCACTTCTAAGGCCTCTTCTTCGCTGCCATAACGCCTAATAATGGCATTAAGAGCCTCTATCCTATCAAGCACGCTTTCCACATCGATATCGTCGAGTTCTTCCATATTTAGGCTATCTCTTGCGACTCTTAGCTCATTCATCGCATCTTCAAAAAAGCCATTGTCAAGGTCACTGATGCTTAGCGCCTCATTTACGCTGTGCTCTAGCTCAAATATCCGCTCAGCCCTAGCCCACGCTTCATTTATCTTATCCTTTTTACTAAGCCTTTTTTTAGTCTCCATAAGCTCTTCAAACTCGCCTTTTTTAGGCTCCACGTTTCTTATCTTTTCGATCTCAAAGCTAGCAAGCTCCTTTAGCTCCTCGACCTTTTTCTCTTCCTCTTTTATAGTGGCAAGCTCTTTTGAAATTTTAGAAAATTCCAAAAACGTCTCTTCAAACTCCTGCTTTATCTCTTTAAATTTCTCATTTTTTGAAATTTCCAGCCTATCAAGCAAATTTAGAAATTTCTCGTTTTCAAACTCGTTTGCCTCTTTTGCTGAGAGGTATTTGATGTGCTCGCGCGCCACTTGGGCTAAATTTTTCTTTGAGATGGCTTGTTGGTTTATAAAATATCTCGTGCTTTTATCTTTTAAAAGCTTGAAAATATTGACCTCTTCATTTTCTATGCCAAACTCATCAAGCTCAAATTTATGCTCCACGTCAGCTTCTATCAGCCTTGCCTCGCTATCTTTTAGCCCAAAAACAGCCATTATGGCGCTCATTAGCACCGACTTACCAGCGCCGCTAACGCCTGTAAATACACTAAGACCCTCTTTGAAATTTAGCTCGACATTTTTAAAATTTAGATAATCTTTAATCAAAATTCGATCAATCATTATAACCCCAGTGAAGTTTCTCTTTTAAAATTTGAAAATAATCTCTACCGATATGGCGTATCAGCCTCGCTTTTTTGTTGCTAAGGCTCATGCTAACGGCCGAAATTTTACTCATATCAAACCTATCTTGACCATCAAGTACCAAAATCGCATCGCTATTTGTTCTAAATTTAACCGTATGATTTTTCGTGAGTACGACTGGACGCTGTGTAAGTGAGTGCGAGCAGATAGGAGTTACTGTAAAAACTTCGCTTAATGGATAGATAATAGGGCCATTTGCACTCATGTTATATGCCGTTGTTCCAGCAGGTGTCGCCACTATAACGCCGTCTCCAAAATATGAATTAAAATATTTTTCATTTAAAAGTGCCTCAATATGCGTCATCGAGCCACCATTTTTACTAACGATAACTGCATCGTTAAATGCTATCTTTTGCTCAGTTTTGCCATCATTTTTGTGAAGTGTGACGTCTAACATAAATGGCATTTCTACCTCAAATTTGTCATCAAAAAAGTCTTTAAAAAATTTCTCACTCTCATTTATCGTGATATCTGTCAAAAAGCCTAGCCTACCAGCATGTATGCCAAGGACAAGTGGCGAGATATAAGCTAGTTTTCTACAAGTTGAGATTATAGTGCCATCACCACCAAGCGTGATTAAAAATTCGCACTCTTTAGCTAATTTTATAAGCTCAAAACCATTTTTCTCTATACGCTTAGCACAATTTTTTTCAAGCAAAATTTCTGCGTTATACTTTTTTAAAATTTTTTCTAATTTTTCTAAATCTTGCCTAAACAATGGATAATCTTTAGCAATAAGTCCTACTTTTTTTGTACAAAAAGTATTAAATTTTTGTTCATTTTTCATGTAAATGATTGTAACATATTTTATTTTAACAAAGCTTTTCAAAAGAAAAAAGCGATTATAATTGCCTAAAAAACATTGCAAAGGAGCATTTTATGCGAAGTCATTATTGCACCGATCTTAGCAAAGCTGACATCGGCAAAGAAGTAATACTTTGTGGCTGGGCAAATACATATAGAGACCATGGTGGCGTCATTTTCATCGACTTAAGAGATGTTAGTGGGCTTATACAGTTAGTTTGTGACCCAGCTGACAGCAAAGAAGCACATGATATTGCTGCAAAAGTAAGAGATGAATATGTCTTAAAAGCAAAAGGAAAAGTAAGAGCTAGAGGCGAAGGACTAACCAATCCAAAGCTAAAAACTGGCGAGATAGAAGTAATAGTAAGTGAGCTAATCATCGAAAATCCAAGCGAGCCGCTACCATTTATGATAGGCGATGAGAGCGTAAATGAGGACATTAGGCTAAAATACCGCTTTTTAGATCTTAGAAGCGAGCGCTTGCAAAATATATTTAAAATGCGTTCTCGTGCAGCGATCGCAGCTAGAAACAGCCTAGATAAAATGGGCTTTATCGAGTTTGAAACTCCGGTTTTAACACGCGCAACTCCAGAAGGTGCGAGAGACTACCTAGTGCCAAGCCGTGTATATCCGGGTCAATTTTACGCGCTCCCACAAAGTCCACAGCTATTTAAACAGCTTTTGATGTGTTCTGGCTTTGATAAATATTTCCAAATCGCAAAATGCTTCCGCGACGAAGATTTAAGGGCTGATCGCCAACCAGAATTTACTCAAATAGATATAGAAATGAGCTTTGTCGAGCAAGAAGATATCATAAATATGGCTGAGACGATGCTAAAAGATATATTTAAAGCCTGCGGATACGATATCAAAACGCCATTTAGACGCATGAGCTACAAAGAGGCTACTGAGACTTACGGCTCAGACAAGCCTGATCTTAGATACGATCTAAAAATGATCGATGTTATCGATATTTTCGAGCGCTCAAGCAATGAAATTTTTAGCTCTATCGCAAAAGACAAGAAGAAAAACCGCATCAAAGCGCTAAAAGTACCAAATGGCGACAATATCTTTAGTAAGCGCGAGATGAATAGATTTGAGGAATTTGTACGTAAATTTGGCGCACAAGGGCTTGGCTACTTCCAAATGAAAGAAGAAGGACTAAAAGGCCCACTTTGCAAATTTTTTGAACAAAGCGATCTTGATGAGATCGTCTCAAGATGTGAGCTAAAAGTTGGCGACGTAGTATTTTTTGGCGCTGGCAAGAAAAAAATCGTGCTTGATTATATGGGAAGATTTAGAATTTTCCTAGCTGAACAAATGGGTATCATTGATCAAGACAAACTTGAGTTTTTATGGGTGCTTGACTTCCCAATGTTTGAACAAAATGACGATGGCAGCTACTCTGCGATGCACCATCCATTTACTATGCCAAAAAATATTGACGAGCCTGATCTTGAGGACATCCTCTCTATCGCTCACGACGTCGTACTAAACGGCTTTGAGCTTGGTGGCGGAAGTATAAGAATTCACAAAAATGATATCCAACAAAAGGTCTTTAAGCTTCTTGGTATAGACGAAGAGGAACAGCGTGAGAAATTTGGCTTCTTGCTTGATGCCTTGACATTTGGCGCGCCTCCACATGGTGGTATCGCGATCGGCTTTGACAGGCTAAATATGCTCGTAAATAAAGCAAGCTCAATCCGTGACGTCATAGCATTCCCTAAAACACAACGTGCTCAGTGTCCACTCACAAAGGCACCAAGCCACGCTAGCAACGAGCAGCTTAGGGAGCTAGGACTAAGGATAAGAGAAAAAGAGCAAAAGGCTTAAAATTTGCCTTTAAAAAGAGATGGAAAATTTTTGTCTTTAAATATTTTTTTAGACAAAATTCCATCCTAAATTTAAATTTATAAAAAGATGTCTCCAACTTGGCGGCTAATTAAATTAAAACTTGTCTAAGTATTTTGAGATGATTTTTGTGGTTGCGACGTAAAATTTTGCGCAGATAGAACGCTTAGTTCATCAAGTTAAATTTTACTAGCTCCGCAAAAAGCGCTCAAAAGACAAAGGCAATAAAAGGGAAAGAATGAAGAATTTATTTTTAATCATCGGCGCTCCAGGTAGCGGCAAAACAACAGATGCATCGATCATCGCACAACAAGATGAGAAATTTGCACACTTTTCAACTGGCGATCTTTTAAGAGCTGAAGTTGCTAGTGGTAGTGAGCTTGGTAAGCTAATAGACGGCTTTATCTCAAAAGGAAATTTAGTTCCGCTTGACGTTGTCGTAAATGCGATCGTCTCAGCTATCAAAAGCTCAAATAAATCAAACATCATAATCGACGGCTACCCAAGAAGCGTTGAGCAAATGACTGAGCTTGACAAAGTCTTAAGCGAACAAGATGAAATTTCTCTAAAAGGTGTCATCGAAGTAGATGTTAGCGAAGATGTAGCAAGAGCTAGAGTGCTTGGCCGTGCAAGAGGCGCTGATGATAACAACGAAGTGTTTAATAACCGTATGAAAGTATATCTTGATCCGATCAAACCTATCCGTAAATTTTACAGCGAAAAAGAGCTACTTCACGTAGTAAACGGTGAGCGTGGCATAGACGAGATCGTAGCTGATATCAAAAATTTACTAGCTAAACTTTTATAAATTTACAGACCTTGCATAAAAATGTGCAAGGTCCTAAATAAATATCATTCAAATATACTTATTTTTAATTTCATTTTAAATGTAACTTTCCTACAATTCTAAATTTATTTTTAACAAACCTAAACAAAGATGAAATTATGCATAAATTTAAATTTACAATACTACTTTCAATCGTAACTATTTTTGCCTTTACAGGATGTGCTAAAAAGTATATAGAAATGGTTTAAAAGGATACTACATATAAGTACAGCAGCGCTAAAGCGGTTTGTGGCGAAACCGAGCTTGATAAAAAGCTAGAAGGATACATAAATACCTTTTTAAAAAAGAAAGACCAATACGGTGACGACCTAATCATAAAATGCGATATACAAAGAACAAAAAATGGAGTTAGGATCCTTAGGCACTTAACCCTAGGCATAGGTGGTGCTGGTAAATCTGAGACTCTCGCAGTCATAAATTTAGTCGATCAAAATGGTAAAGAGGTGGCCAAATTTAACGTTACTGTCGAGATTAGATATGGCTTTCTTGGTGGTAGCGCAGATAGAGCACTACCGATTACCGCTAAAAACATCTATAAAATTGTTACAAAAGATTTTATGTAAAAACTTACCTTTTATTAATATCAAAAATATACTATCCCTTAAAATTTCACAACCAATTTTAAAGGATAAAAATGAAAAAGATCATAATCGCTGCAATATCTGCTAGCATCGCAATGGCTGGAGGCTTCACATCAAAGCACTCAAGTGAAACGATAAGTGCAAAAGAGGCATTAAAGCTAAATGACGACACCAAAGTCATACTTGAGGGCAAGATAAAGTCACACATCAAATCAGATAAATATGAATTTGTTGATAAAAATGGCGATGTGATTGTCGTTGAGATAGGCGACAAAAAATGGGGCAACATAACAGCCAATGAAGATATACCTTTACGAATAAGGGGCGAGGTTGATAAAGACATTACAAAAATGGAAATCGACGTAGACAGTGTAGAAATCATAAGGTAGTTAAAATTTACACGCATTTAATGCAAAAAATACTAAAATCACGAAAATTTCTAATAAAAAGGACAAATATATGGACGTTTTAAAAATCAAAGCTGGCTCAAACCCAGACAAAATCAATGCCGTAATCGAAATACCTTATGGCTCAAATATCAAATATGAGATCGATAAAGATAGTGGCGCGGTCGTGGTTGATCGCGTGCTTTACTCAGCGATGTTCTACCCAGCAAACTACGGCTTTGTGCCAAATACACTTGCAGCTGACGGCGATCCAGCTGATATTTTGGTACTAAATGAGTATCCGCTCCAAGCTGGTAGCGTCATCCCTTGCCGCTTGATAGGCGTTTTGGTGATGGAAGATGAGGCGGGTATGGATGAGAAACTTTTAGCTGTGCCAGTTACAAAGATCGATCCAAGATATGAAGCGATAAAAAGCTACGAAGACTTGCCAACTGCGACACTAAATAAGATCAAAAATTTCTTTGAAACTTATAAAATTCTTGAGCCAAACAAATGGGTTAAGGTGAAAGAATTTAAAGACGCAAACGCTGCAAAAGAGATTTTAGACGCTGCTATTAAAAATTATAAATAATTTATAAGCCCTATTTTAGGGCTTTTCTTTTTAAATTTATTCGTTTTATACACCTCATAAAAAAGGCTGTTTTTTTATATTTAGATAAGCTTTTTCTTGTATA from Campylobacter concisus includes the following:
- a CDS encoding NirD/YgiW/YdeI family stress tolerance protein; amino-acid sequence: MKKIIIAAISASIAMAGGFTSKHSSETISAKEALKLNDDTKVILEGKIKSHIKSDKYEFVDKNGDVIVVEIGDKKWGNITANEDIPLRIRGEVDKDITKMEIDVDSVEIIR
- a CDS encoding adenylate kinase; the protein is MKNLFLIIGAPGSGKTTDASIIAQQDEKFAHFSTGDLLRAEVASGSELGKLIDGFISKGNLVPLDVVVNAIVSAIKSSNKSNIIIDGYPRSVEQMTELDKVLSEQDEISLKGVIEVDVSEDVARARVLGRARGADDNNEVFNNRMKVYLDPIKPIRKFYSEKELLHVVNGERGIDEIVADIKNLLAKLL
- the ppa gene encoding inorganic diphosphatase; the encoded protein is MDVLKIKAGSNPDKINAVIEIPYGSNIKYEIDKDSGAVVVDRVLYSAMFYPANYGFVPNTLAADGDPADILVLNEYPLQAGSVIPCRLIGVLVMEDEAGMDEKLLAVPVTKIDPRYEAIKSYEDLPTATLNKIKNFFETYKILEPNKWVKVKEFKDANAAKEILDAAIKNYK
- the aspS gene encoding aspartate--tRNA ligase; the encoded protein is MRSHYCTDLSKADIGKEVILCGWANTYRDHGGVIFIDLRDVSGLIQLVCDPADSKEAHDIAAKVRDEYVLKAKGKVRARGEGLTNPKLKTGEIEVIVSELIIENPSEPLPFMIGDESVNEDIRLKYRFLDLRSERLQNIFKMRSRAAIAARNSLDKMGFIEFETPVLTRATPEGARDYLVPSRVYPGQFYALPQSPQLFKQLLMCSGFDKYFQIAKCFRDEDLRADRQPEFTQIDIEMSFVEQEDIINMAETMLKDIFKACGYDIKTPFRRMSYKEATETYGSDKPDLRYDLKMIDVIDIFERSSNEIFSSIAKDKKKNRIKALKVPNGDNIFSKREMNRFEEFVRKFGAQGLGYFQMKEEGLKGPLCKFFEQSDLDEIVSRCELKVGDVVFFGAGKKKIVLDYMGRFRIFLAEQMGIIDQDKLEFLWVLDFPMFEQNDDGSYSAMHHPFTMPKNIDEPDLEDILSIAHDVVLNGFELGGGSIRIHKNDIQQKVFKLLGIDEEEQREKFGFLLDALTFGAPPHGGIAIGFDRLNMLVNKASSIRDVIAFPKTQRAQCPLTKAPSHASNEQLRELGLRIREKEQKA
- a CDS encoding AAA family ATPase: MIDRILIKDYLNFKNVELNFKEGLSVFTGVSGAGKSVLMSAIMAVFGLKDSEARLIEADVEHKFELDEFGIENEEVNIFKLLKDKSTRYFINQQAISKKNLAQVAREHIKYLSAKEANEFENEKFLNLLDRLEISKNEKFKEIKQEFEETFLEFSKISKELATIKEEEKKVEELKELASFEIEKIRNVEPKKGEFEELMETKKRLSKKDKINEAWARAERIFELEHSVNEALSISDLDNGFFEDAMNELRVARDSLNMEELDDIDVESVLDRIEALNAIIRRYGSEEEALEVLVKKKKELARYENLSFEKSELEKKFEILSKRANELASTLSRARSINLKELESMINLYLKELYMPDITLKIEEKRLDILGLDEVCLNLNETSLKNLSSGELNRLRLAFIAASSEITKTGGDVIILDEIDANLSGKEAMSIANVLLKLANFYQIFAISHQPQLSSKANSHFLVERHGENSVVRELGRDERVSELARMISGEHISEEAINFAKGLLK
- a CDS encoding NAD(+) kinase produces the protein MKNEQKFNTFCTKKVGLIAKDYPLFRQDLEKLEKILKKYNAEILLEKNCAKRIEKNGFELIKLAKECEFLITLGGDGTIISTCRKLAYISPLVLGIHAGRLGFLTDITINESEKFFKDFFDDKFEVEMPFMLDVTLHKNDGKTEQKIAFNDAVIVSKNGGSMTHIEALLNEKYFNSYFGDGVIVATPAGTTAYNMSANGPIIYPLSEVFTVTPICSHSLTQRPVVLTKNHTVKFRTNSDAILVLDGQDRFDMSKISAVSMSLSNKKARLIRHIGRDYFQILKEKLHWGYND